The stretch of DNA GCTCCTGACGCCCGTCCACCATTGGAGGCCCCACCCATGACCGTGCAGACGATCTCCCCCGCCGGCTGGAAGCCCGCCCGCGGCTACTCGCACGCCGTCCGCGCCGGTGACCGCATCGCCGTCGCTGGACTCGTCGGATGCGACCCCGCCGTCGGGAGCGTTCCGGAAGGCGCCGACTTCGTCGCCCAGTGGAGCGCGATCTGGGACAACCTCTCGGCGCTGCTCGCCGGGGCGGGCAGCAGCCCCGGGCAGGTGTCGATGCTGCGGATCTACCTCACCGACCTCGACGCCTACCGGTCCGCCGGCCGCGCCCTCGGCGAGTCGTGGAAGAAGGCCTTCGGCGACCATCTGCCGGCGATCACCATGGTGGAGGTCACCGGTCTGCTCGACCCCAACGCGTTGCTCGAGGTGGACGCCGAGGCCGTGGTCTGATCTGCCGCGGGGCGGCCAAGCGCGGCGCGTCCGGTCAGCCGTCGACGAGTACGAGGCCGAGCGCGCCGGCCAGCGAGAGCAGCTCACGCCGTACGCCGTCCTCCAGCGCCCGGGACGGCGCCTCGTCGTAGTGCACCGCGTGCAGGTGCAGACGTCCGTCGAGGTGGTCCGCCTCGACGTCCACCTTGCCCACCAACCGGTCACCGTGCAGCACCGGCAACGCGAAGTAGCCCCACCTGCGCCGGGCGGCCGGCTTGTACATCTCGAGTGCGTAGTCGAACTCGAACAGCTCCGTCATCCGCTTGCGGTCGAAGACCAGCCGGTCGAGCGGCGAGAGCAGCGCCGTCCGCCCGCGGAAGGGGCCGGCATCCAGCAGCGCCGGGTCTGCGCGCCAGGTGCCGCGGACGCCGTCGACGGCGACCTGGACCCCCGTCGTGCCGACGTCCCACGGCTCGTCGGGTGCCTCCGCGGCCTTCGCGCGGGCGATGCCGAGCGCTCGCAGCCGGCGCTCGTTCCGAGCGGCAGCGGCCTGCGTCGCGGGGACTGCGGCGACGTCCGGGTAGATCCGCGACGCGAGGTCCCAATGCCGCTCGGCCCGCTCTCGGTGCGACACCGCCACCTCGCCGCGCGCCTCCAGCTGCTCGACGAGCATGGTGGTGTTCTTGCGGTTGTTCCAGCCCGAGGAGCGCCAGTCCACGTCGCAGCAGTCGGGGAGGTCGCGCACCGGCAGCGGGCCGTCGGTGCGGAGCACCTCGAGGATCTCCTCGGCGCATCCGCGGTTGAGGTCGTGCCACTCGGCCGTCGCCAGCCGCCAGTCCGAGGCGTCCGGCCCCGGCCACGCGGCCATGTCGGCGAGATACAACGCGATGTCCTCCGCGACTCTCAGCCAGCCGCGGAACTCGACGAGCCGCCGGTCGGTCTGCGCCGCGTCGAGCGCGGCGGCGTCGTACGCCGGTCCGAGCCGGCTGCACAGCACCAGCTCGACGTTGGGTGCGACGTACGCCGTTCCGTCGACCTTCGTCGCGGCGAGGTGCCGGACGACGTCCGTCAGCCCGGTCGGGCGGTTCGCGTCGAGCAGCTGGGCGCGGACGGCGATCCGCCGGGCGTCCTGCCGAGAGATGGTCCGTACCCCCATACCGCCATCCTGCCCGAGCGTTACGGCATGCCCAGCTGACGCGCGAGGACCGCGCCGAGCGCGGCGACGGCGACCACCGCTATGAACGGCGCCCTCAGTCTGATCGCCACGATCGCGAGGAAGACGC from Cumulibacter manganitolerans encodes:
- a CDS encoding RidA family protein, whose protein sequence is MTVQTISPAGWKPARGYSHAVRAGDRIAVAGLVGCDPAVGSVPEGADFVAQWSAIWDNLSALLAGAGSSPGQVSMLRIYLTDLDAYRSAGRALGESWKKAFGDHLPAITMVEVTGLLDPNALLEVDAEAVV
- a CDS encoding DNA glycosylase AlkZ-like family protein codes for the protein MGVRTISRQDARRIAVRAQLLDANRPTGLTDVVRHLAATKVDGTAYVAPNVELVLCSRLGPAYDAAALDAAQTDRRLVEFRGWLRVAEDIALYLADMAAWPGPDASDWRLATAEWHDLNRGCAEEILEVLRTDGPLPVRDLPDCCDVDWRSSGWNNRKNTTMLVEQLEARGEVAVSHRERAERHWDLASRIYPDVAAVPATQAAAARNERRLRALGIARAKAAEAPDEPWDVGTTGVQVAVDGVRGTWRADPALLDAGPFRGRTALLSPLDRLVFDRKRMTELFEFDYALEMYKPAARRRWGYFALPVLHGDRLVGKVDVEADHLDGRLHLHAVHYDEAPSRALEDGVRRELLSLAGALGLVLVDG